In one Brevibacillus composti genomic region, the following are encoded:
- a CDS encoding methionine ABC transporter permease translates to MTFENVDLAEIWRGTLDTLTMLGFSTLFTVIIGLPLGILLFLTSRGQLLDNRWFYAISSFIVNVLRSVPFIILMILLIPVTKMLVGTSLGVKGSIPPLVIGAAPFFARLVETSLREVDKGVIEAAQSMGASNWQIIRSVLLPESRPGLIAGITITTVALVSYTAMSGVIGGGGLGDLAIRYGYQRFQTDVMIVTVFILLVLVQILQTLGDRLVIKFSRK, encoded by the coding sequence ATGACATTTGAAAATGTGGATTTGGCGGAGATTTGGAGAGGGACGCTCGATACGCTTACCATGCTGGGCTTCTCTACCCTGTTCACGGTGATTATCGGACTTCCGCTGGGCATCTTGCTGTTTCTCACCTCGAGGGGACAGCTTTTGGACAACCGTTGGTTTTATGCGATCTCATCCTTTATCGTAAACGTGCTCCGTTCCGTACCCTTTATTATCCTGATGATCTTGCTGATTCCGGTGACGAAGATGCTCGTGGGCACTTCGCTCGGGGTAAAAGGCTCGATTCCCCCCCTGGTCATCGGCGCCGCGCCGTTTTTCGCCAGACTGGTGGAAACCTCGCTCCGTGAGGTGGACAAAGGCGTAATCGAAGCGGCTCAGTCGATGGGGGCCAGCAACTGGCAGATTATCCGCAGCGTTCTCTTGCCGGAATCCCGGCCGGGCTTGATCGCGGGGATCACCATCACGACCGTGGCGCTGGTCTCTTACACGGCGATGTCAGGCGTCATCGGGGGAGGCGGTCTCGGAGACCTGGCGATCCGCTACGGCTACCAGAGATTCCAGACGGATGTCATGATTGTGACGGTATTCATTTTGCTGGTGTTGGTTCAGATCTTGCAAACGCTGGGCGATCGACTCGTGATCAAATTCAGCCGCAAGTAA
- a CDS encoding peptide ABC transporter substrate-binding protein yields the protein MKKSIFAAMSSILVLSAALAGCGGDKPEGNAQGNTQNEESTGPKVLRLNMHAEPPTADPALAEDSTSGALLRATFDGLTRIGEDGKPHESVAEKIDISEDGLTYTFHLRDSKWSNGDPVTAHDFEYAWKHALEPATAANYAYQLYYIKNAEKFNTNKASADEVGVKALDDKTLEVKLENPTPFFLELTAFYTYYPVNKKVAEADPKWATEAKTHVGNGPFKMETWEHKSKLVLVKNENYWDKDAVKLDKIDFSMVEDENTELSMFDNGDLDWAGAPLSALPTDAIPALKDSGKMQVHAIAGTYMYKFNTEQAPFNNAKIRKAFAYAIDRQSIVDNVTQANQQPAMGLVPPTMALTSEPYFKDNDVETAKKLMEEGMKEEGLTKLPPITLAYNTSEGHKKIAEAVQDQWKKAFGVEVKLENKEWKVYLDDLHQGKFMIGRSSWSGDFNDPINFLELFKFKNGGNNDTRWENAKFQELLNQSAMEKDEAKRKAILAEAEKIFMDEMPAAPIYYYTHSYVKNDKVKGVVLDGLGFVDYKWATIE from the coding sequence ATGAAAAAAAGCATTTTCGCAGCCATGAGCTCCATTCTCGTACTGAGTGCTGCACTGGCTGGTTGCGGCGGAGACAAACCCGAAGGCAATGCCCAAGGCAATACACAAAACGAAGAGAGCACGGGACCCAAAGTTCTGCGTCTCAATATGCATGCAGAACCGCCTACAGCTGACCCTGCCTTGGCGGAAGACTCTACATCCGGCGCTTTGCTGCGGGCGACCTTCGATGGCCTGACCCGGATCGGTGAAGACGGGAAGCCCCATGAATCCGTAGCCGAAAAAATCGATATCTCGGAGGATGGACTCACCTATACTTTCCATCTCCGCGATTCCAAATGGAGCAATGGCGACCCTGTCACCGCTCATGACTTCGAATACGCTTGGAAGCATGCGTTGGAACCGGCGACAGCTGCCAACTATGCATACCAACTCTACTACATTAAAAATGCCGAGAAATTCAATACAAATAAAGCCAGCGCCGATGAAGTGGGCGTAAAGGCACTGGATGACAAGACACTGGAAGTAAAGCTGGAGAACCCGACGCCATTCTTCCTCGAGTTGACCGCTTTCTACACCTACTACCCGGTCAACAAAAAAGTAGCGGAAGCCGATCCCAAATGGGCGACGGAAGCCAAAACCCATGTGGGCAACGGTCCGTTCAAAATGGAAACCTGGGAGCATAAGAGCAAGCTGGTTCTCGTGAAAAACGAAAACTACTGGGATAAAGATGCCGTAAAACTGGACAAGATCGATTTTTCCATGGTAGAGGACGAGAATACCGAGCTGTCCATGTTTGACAACGGCGATCTCGACTGGGCCGGCGCTCCGCTGAGCGCGCTGCCGACCGACGCCATCCCAGCTCTGAAAGATTCCGGCAAGATGCAAGTACATGCCATCGCGGGCACCTACATGTACAAGTTCAACACGGAACAAGCTCCGTTCAACAACGCGAAGATTCGGAAAGCGTTTGCGTACGCGATCGACCGTCAGTCTATCGTGGACAATGTGACGCAGGCGAACCAACAGCCGGCGATGGGCCTCGTGCCTCCGACCATGGCTCTCACTTCGGAGCCGTACTTCAAGGACAATGATGTGGAAACAGCGAAAAAGCTGATGGAAGAGGGCATGAAAGAGGAAGGCCTGACCAAGCTTCCGCCGATTACGCTCGCCTACAACACCTCTGAAGGTCACAAAAAGATCGCCGAAGCGGTGCAAGACCAGTGGAAAAAAGCGTTTGGCGTAGAAGTCAAATTGGAGAACAAAGAGTGGAAGGTATACCTGGATGACCTGCACCAAGGCAAGTTCATGATCGGCCGTTCCAGCTGGAGCGGAGACTTTAACGATCCGATCAACTTCCTGGAACTGTTTAAGTTCAAGAATGGCGGAAACAACGATACTCGTTGGGAGAATGCAAAATTCCAAGAGCTGCTGAACCAATCGGCCATGGAGAAAGACGAAGCGAAGCGCAAAGCGATTCTCGCCGAAGCAGAGAAAATCTTCATGGACGAAATGCCGGCCGCGCCGATCTACTACTATACGCACTCCTACGTGAAAAACGACAAAGTAAAAGGCGTCGTTCTCGACGGTCTCGGTTTTGTCGATTACAAGTGGGCGACAATCGAATAA
- a CDS encoding MFS transporter, producing MISPRAWLHRYPREAWLFLAASFLNSSGSAFMWPLTTLYVHTQLHRSMTEAGFVLMLQSLAGMVGQFTGGSLFHRIGAKHLIVGSLMLQAGCMLGILFTDNWYGYIGFMVGLGFLFNVSNPAIQAFIGFRWKERRRELFNIVYVGNNLGMAVGTSLAGIIAALSFDFTFLFNSISTMLFAAFFFSFMRRMSHEELIGHPEPTAGLKQRQGSLQLLSRYRIYLFMGLGSAFIFFSTTVWNTGVAPHLTSAGLPLAAYSWLWTINGIIIFAGQPVISLLKKWMRQNLSSQLVASAVLYGTGFGFMLLFHENYAAFVIGMLITTFGEMLIAPTVPTFITEKTGESAPFYLGAVGAITSGGRLLGPLFFGQMYDAGGIVPSLTLAAVICAAAVVLCLIHASFHREPREHREQTAQADAV from the coding sequence ATGATCTCACCGCGGGCGTGGCTTCATCGCTACCCTCGTGAAGCCTGGCTTTTTCTGGCTGCCAGCTTCCTCAATTCATCCGGCAGTGCCTTTATGTGGCCCTTGACCACCCTTTACGTTCACACGCAGCTGCACCGCTCCATGACCGAGGCCGGTTTCGTCCTGATGCTGCAGTCTCTGGCCGGCATGGTCGGTCAATTCACGGGGGGCAGCCTGTTTCACCGCATCGGAGCCAAGCATCTGATCGTCGGCTCCCTGATGCTGCAAGCGGGCTGCATGCTGGGAATCCTGTTTACCGACAACTGGTATGGGTACATCGGCTTTATGGTCGGTCTCGGCTTTTTATTTAATGTGTCCAATCCGGCCATTCAAGCCTTTATCGGATTTCGCTGGAAGGAGCGCAGACGCGAGCTGTTCAACATCGTCTACGTGGGAAATAATCTGGGGATGGCTGTAGGCACTTCTTTGGCCGGCATCATTGCCGCCCTCTCCTTTGACTTCACCTTTTTGTTCAACAGTATCAGCACGATGCTGTTTGCCGCATTCTTCTTTTCGTTCATGCGCCGCATGTCCCATGAGGAGCTCATCGGCCATCCGGAGCCCACAGCCGGGCTCAAGCAGCGTCAGGGCTCCCTTCAGCTGCTATCGCGCTATCGGATCTACCTGTTCATGGGCCTCGGCTCGGCGTTTATCTTTTTTTCGACGACGGTCTGGAATACCGGCGTCGCTCCGCACCTCACCTCAGCGGGCTTGCCTCTTGCCGCTTACAGCTGGTTGTGGACGATCAACGGCATCATTATTTTTGCCGGTCAGCCGGTGATTTCGCTGCTCAAAAAGTGGATGCGCCAAAATCTCTCCTCCCAGCTCGTGGCGAGTGCGGTTTTGTACGGCACCGGATTTGGATTCATGCTGCTTTTTCATGAAAATTATGCAGCTTTTGTCATCGGCATGCTAATTACGACATTTGGCGAGATGCTGATTGCTCCTACGGTTCCGACCTTCATCACTGAAAAAACCGGCGAGTCGGCACCATTTTATCTGGGGGCCGTCGGGGCCATCACATCGGGGGGACGTCTCCTCGGGCCGCTCTTCTTCGGGCAGATGTACGATGCCGGCGGGATCGTCCCGTCGCTGACACTGGCTGCCGTCATCTGTGCCGCTGCTGTCGTGCTGTGCCTGATCCACGCTTCGTTTCACCGGGAGCCTCGGGAGCACCGGGAGCAAACAGCACAGGCAGACGCAGTCTAG
- a CDS encoding Ger(x)C family spore germination C-terminal domain-containing protein, with protein MEESQVAEKVEKVLAENMKKELAQVVGKIQKLGVDPFGFGEIYRFQTRGGRALSHKDLHRLFQEAEMRYQVDVKIIRNGVMD; from the coding sequence CTGGAGGAGAGCCAGGTTGCAGAGAAAGTGGAGAAGGTCCTCGCAGAGAATATGAAGAAAGAGCTGGCCCAGGTCGTCGGGAAAATACAGAAGCTGGGCGTAGACCCGTTTGGTTTTGGCGAGATCTATCGCTTCCAAACCAGAGGCGGACGAGCGCTTTCGCATAAGGATCTCCACCGGCTTTTCCAGGAAGCGGAGATGCGCTATCAAGTGGATGTGAAAATTATCCGCAACGGGGTGATGGATTAA
- a CDS encoding LCP family protein, translated as MIRKIKRLLLFLLLIGIAAGGYYGYAFYQFAEDIQHPNVVDHRQEPGETKAAELPVWDGKERVNILLMGVDRRGMKNSGLPRSDSMMLVSVDPVTKRYDLFSILRDTYVKIPGHGSSRINSAIVEGGPELAMQTVSQLTGLSVDRYVITDFEGFKHLIDAVGGVEIDVEKDMRYRDPTDKGAYDIHLKKGYQRLDGTKALQYVRFRHDATSDYTRTERQRKLMSALASQMKSGTTLLQLPSILKQVTPYVQTNISSMDMIKLAGLGLSLDTSSPGQYQLPPMGAFRESHRAGSVLIPDVQKVQQFVEKALLPPEKTEQPPAASSPEKKSDTPA; from the coding sequence TTGATTCGGAAAATCAAACGACTATTGCTGTTTCTGCTCTTGATCGGAATTGCAGCGGGCGGATATTATGGATACGCATTTTACCAATTTGCCGAAGACATTCAACATCCGAATGTGGTGGATCATCGGCAGGAGCCTGGTGAGACCAAGGCTGCGGAGTTGCCGGTGTGGGACGGAAAGGAAAGGGTCAATATCCTCTTGATGGGCGTAGACAGACGCGGCATGAAAAACAGCGGACTGCCTCGTTCTGACTCGATGATGCTGGTCAGCGTCGACCCCGTGACCAAGCGCTATGATCTGTTTTCCATTCTCCGCGACACGTATGTAAAAATACCTGGACACGGCAGCTCCCGGATCAACAGCGCGATCGTGGAGGGAGGGCCGGAGCTGGCCATGCAGACTGTCAGCCAGCTGACCGGACTTTCCGTAGACCGCTACGTGATTACCGACTTTGAAGGCTTCAAGCATCTGATCGACGCCGTAGGCGGTGTCGAGATCGATGTGGAAAAGGATATGCGTTACCGTGATCCGACCGACAAAGGCGCCTACGACATTCATTTGAAAAAAGGGTATCAGCGGCTGGACGGCACCAAAGCGCTGCAGTATGTCCGCTTCCGTCACGATGCCACTTCGGATTACACACGCACGGAGCGGCAGCGGAAGCTCATGTCCGCTCTGGCCAGCCAGATGAAGTCAGGCACGACGCTGCTGCAGCTTCCCTCGATACTGAAACAGGTCACCCCCTACGTGCAGACCAATATCAGTTCGATGGATATGATCAAGCTGGCAGGTCTGGGACTCTCTTTGGACACCAGCTCTCCCGGACAGTATCAGCTGCCGCCCATGGGAGCGTTCCGCGAGTCTCACCGGGCGGGCTCGGTTCTGATACCAGATGTGCAAAAGGTGCAGCAGTTCGTGGAAAAAGCGCTGCTGCCTCCGGAAAAAACGGAGCAGCCCCCAGCGGCGAGCTCCCCAGAAAAGAAAAGCGACACGCCTGCCTAA
- a CDS encoding peptide ABC transporter substrate-binding protein encodes MKKLSAMMLGLSLIVGAALTGCSTGGTQTATPEQAAGNTQGAAPAANVPQIFRANLTSEPSTADPGLAKDATSGAIVRATFDGLTRLDKDAKPMNSVASDVKISDDMLTYTFTIRDSKWSNGDPVTAHDFEFAWKRVLDPNLGAEYAYQLYYIKNAEKVHTGKASADTLGVKALDDKTLEVTLENPTPFFLELTAFYTYFPVNKKVVEANPKWAIEAATHVGNGPFKMTSWEHKAKIVLEKNENYWEKDVVKLEKIEFVMIEDDNTALSMFENGELDWAGQPLSGLPTDAIPALKDAGKLVVHPKATMYWYKINTTKGPLSNVKIRKALAMAVNRQAIVDNVTQVGQVPTMGILPQSMIIKPEGYFKDNDVETAKKLLEEGMKELGVTELPTITLSYNTTDRHKKIAEAIQDQWKQALGIDVKLMNKEFKVHLQDMHELNYEIGRIGWNADFNDPINYLEMFRDANTGNNDTGWEDSRYKELLAQSATAKDPETRKQMFAEAEQIIMDAMPVIPLFTDVDVWVQSDKVKGVQVDGLGFIDLKWAEITQ; translated from the coding sequence ATGAAAAAGCTTTCCGCAATGATGTTGGGGCTATCGCTGATCGTCGGCGCAGCTCTGACAGGCTGCTCAACAGGCGGAACACAGACAGCAACGCCTGAGCAAGCGGCAGGGAACACACAAGGGGCAGCGCCAGCCGCCAATGTGCCACAGATCTTCCGCGCCAACCTGACCAGTGAGCCGTCTACAGCCGACCCTGGTCTGGCCAAAGACGCAACCTCGGGAGCCATCGTCCGCGCGACCTTTGACGGCCTGACCCGTCTGGACAAAGACGCCAAGCCGATGAATTCTGTCGCCAGCGATGTGAAGATCTCCGATGACATGCTTACTTACACGTTTACGATTCGCGATTCCAAATGGAGCAATGGCGACCCCGTCACCGCTCATGACTTTGAATTCGCCTGGAAACGCGTTCTCGACCCCAACCTGGGCGCTGAGTATGCCTACCAGCTCTACTACATCAAGAACGCTGAAAAGGTCCATACCGGCAAAGCAAGCGCCGATACCCTGGGCGTGAAAGCCCTGGATGACAAGACACTGGAAGTCACGCTGGAAAACCCTACGCCTTTCTTCCTGGAACTGACCGCTTTTTACACCTACTTCCCGGTGAATAAAAAAGTAGTCGAAGCCAATCCGAAATGGGCCATCGAAGCGGCTACGCATGTAGGAAACGGACCTTTCAAAATGACGTCTTGGGAGCATAAAGCCAAGATCGTTCTGGAGAAAAACGAAAACTACTGGGAGAAAGACGTCGTCAAGCTGGAGAAGATCGAATTCGTGATGATCGAGGACGACAATACCGCCCTCTCCATGTTTGAAAACGGCGAGCTCGATTGGGCTGGTCAGCCGCTGAGCGGCCTCCCGACAGACGCAATTCCTGCTTTGAAGGATGCAGGCAAGCTGGTTGTCCATCCGAAAGCGACCATGTACTGGTATAAAATCAATACCACCAAAGGGCCGCTGAGCAATGTAAAAATCCGCAAAGCTTTGGCAATGGCCGTCAATCGTCAAGCAATCGTGGATAACGTCACCCAGGTAGGCCAGGTTCCTACGATGGGTATCCTGCCGCAATCGATGATTATCAAGCCGGAGGGCTACTTCAAAGACAACGATGTAGAGACAGCGAAGAAACTTCTGGAGGAAGGCATGAAAGAGCTCGGGGTCACTGAGCTGCCGACAATCACTCTGTCCTACAATACGACCGACCGTCACAAGAAAATTGCCGAAGCGATTCAAGATCAGTGGAAACAGGCACTCGGCATCGATGTGAAGCTGATGAACAAAGAATTCAAAGTGCATCTGCAAGACATGCATGAGCTGAACTATGAAATCGGCCGTATCGGCTGGAATGCGGATTTCAACGATCCGATCAACTACCTGGAGATGTTCCGCGACGCCAATACCGGCAACAACGACACCGGCTGGGAAGACAGCCGCTACAAAGAGCTCCTGGCCCAATCGGCTACCGCCAAGGATCCGGAGACCCGCAAGCAGATGTTTGCCGAGGCTGAGCAAATCATCATGGACGCGATGCCCGTCATCCCGCTCTTTACGGACGTAGACGTATGGGTACAAAGCGACAAAGTAAAGGGTGTACAGGTAGACGGACTCGGGTTTATCGACCTGAAATGGGCTGAGATTACTCAGTAA
- a CDS encoding MetQ/NlpA family ABC transporter substrate-binding protein — translation MKKLVVSVLSTVLAFSLAACGSKNEAAPAPAANGSQGEQKEVTLNVGATPVPHAEILKFVAPKLKEEGVNLEVKEFTDYVQPNVQVNEKQLDANFFQHLPYLQQFNKDQNMELTEVVAVHIEPFGGYSKKVKSVDELADGATVALPNDVTNNGRALALLEKQGLIKLKDGVGINGTVKDIVANAKNLQFKEVEAAMLPRVLDEVDLALINTNYALEAKLVPTKDALFIEDKESPYANYLVARPDNKDSEAIQKLAKALNTPEVKKFIEDTYQGAVVPAF, via the coding sequence GTGAAGAAACTGGTAGTTTCTGTACTGTCCACTGTATTGGCATTCTCGCTGGCTGCTTGCGGCAGCAAAAACGAAGCGGCTCCCGCGCCGGCAGCAAACGGCTCCCAGGGCGAGCAAAAAGAAGTTACGCTGAACGTAGGGGCTACGCCTGTTCCGCACGCCGAAATCCTGAAATTCGTCGCGCCGAAGCTGAAAGAAGAAGGCGTCAACCTGGAGGTCAAAGAATTTACCGATTACGTTCAACCCAACGTGCAAGTGAACGAAAAACAGCTGGATGCAAACTTCTTCCAGCATCTTCCTTACCTGCAGCAGTTCAACAAAGACCAAAACATGGAGCTCACAGAAGTCGTGGCTGTACACATCGAGCCATTTGGCGGATACTCCAAAAAAGTGAAATCTGTTGACGAGCTGGCGGATGGCGCCACAGTGGCCCTGCCAAACGACGTGACCAACAACGGCCGCGCACTGGCTCTCTTGGAAAAACAAGGCCTGATCAAGCTGAAAGATGGCGTAGGCATCAACGGAACGGTGAAAGATATCGTTGCAAACGCGAAAAACCTGCAATTCAAAGAGGTAGAAGCAGCGATGCTGCCACGCGTACTGGACGAGGTTGACCTCGCGCTGATCAACACCAACTACGCGCTGGAAGCCAAACTGGTTCCGACCAAAGATGCGCTGTTCATCGAAGACAAAGAATCTCCGTATGCCAACTACCTGGTAGCGCGTCCGGACAACAAAGATTCCGAAGCGATTCAAAAGCTGGCGAAAGCTCTGAACACGCCAGAAGTGAAAAAGTTCATCGAGGACACTTATCAAGGAGCGGTTGTCCCTGCATTCTAA
- a CDS encoding peptide ABC transporter substrate-binding protein produces the protein MKKNIFVAMSSILVLGAALAGCGGGNQAQTGNQPDNQQAAAPEKTGPKVLKLNLHSEPPTADPGISEDTTSAAIIRATFDGLTRVGADGQPHESIAEKIETSEDGLTYTFHLREAKWSNGDPLTAKDFEYAWKRALDPKTASNYAYQLYYVKNGEAYNKGQASQDDVGVKALDDKTLEVKLENPTPFFLELTAFPTYFPVNQKVVEADPKWAAEASTHVGNGPFKMEAWEHKSKLVLVKNENYWDKDSVKLDRIEFSMVEDENTELSMFDNGEIDWAGAPLSALPTDAIPSLIESGKMKTQPIAGTYWYKFNTEKAPFNNAKIRKAFAYSIDRKSLIDNILQSGQIPAMGALPMSMAINKDGYFKDNDTETAKKLLEEGMKELGIDKLPPITLSYNTSEAHKKIAEAIQDQWKKHLGVEVKLENKEWKVYLEDMHQGNYQIGRMGWLGDFNDPINFLELYKEKNGGNNDTFWENAQYKELLNKSATIQDHNERLKVLGDAEKILMDEMPIAPIYFYTQSWVQKDSVKDVVITGLGDVDYKWATVE, from the coding sequence ATGAAAAAGAATATTTTTGTAGCAATGAGTTCCATCCTGGTTCTTGGTGCAGCGCTTGCTGGATGCGGCGGCGGCAACCAAGCGCAAACCGGAAACCAACCTGACAACCAACAGGCAGCTGCTCCGGAGAAAACAGGTCCGAAAGTTCTGAAATTGAACCTTCACTCTGAACCGCCGACTGCCGACCCTGGCATTTCCGAAGACACCACTTCCGCAGCGATCATCCGTGCTACCTTTGACGGTTTGACACGTGTGGGTGCGGACGGACAGCCGCATGAATCTATCGCAGAAAAGATCGAAACATCCGAAGATGGTCTCACATATACATTCCACCTGCGTGAAGCGAAATGGAGCAACGGCGATCCGCTTACCGCAAAAGATTTTGAATACGCATGGAAACGCGCTCTCGATCCGAAAACAGCTTCCAACTACGCCTACCAGCTCTACTACGTGAAAAACGGGGAAGCCTACAACAAAGGGCAAGCCAGCCAAGACGACGTCGGCGTAAAAGCCCTGGACGACAAAACGCTGGAAGTAAAACTGGAAAACCCAACTCCGTTCTTCCTGGAGCTGACTGCATTCCCGACGTACTTCCCGGTTAACCAAAAAGTCGTGGAAGCGGATCCAAAATGGGCAGCAGAAGCCAGCACTCACGTAGGTAACGGTCCTTTCAAAATGGAAGCGTGGGAACACAAGAGCAAGCTGGTTCTCGTGAAAAACGAAAACTACTGGGATAAAGATTCCGTAAAGCTGGACAGAATCGAGTTCTCCATGGTTGAGGATGAAAATACCGAGCTGTCCATGTTCGACAACGGCGAGATCGACTGGGCCGGTGCACCGCTGAGCGCTCTGCCGACAGATGCCATCCCGTCTCTGATCGAATCCGGCAAAATGAAAACCCAACCGATCGCGGGTACGTACTGGTACAAATTCAACACGGAGAAAGCACCGTTCAACAACGCGAAAATTCGTAAAGCGTTTGCTTACTCGATTGACCGTAAATCCCTGATCGACAACATCCTGCAATCGGGTCAAATCCCGGCGATGGGTGCGCTGCCGATGTCCATGGCCATCAACAAAGACGGCTACTTCAAAGACAACGACACCGAAACAGCGAAAAAACTGTTGGAAGAAGGCATGAAAGAGCTCGGCATCGACAAGCTGCCGCCGATCACGCTCTCTTACAACACCTCCGAAGCTCACAAAAAGATTGCAGAAGCGATCCAAGACCAATGGAAAAAGCATCTGGGCGTAGAAGTGAAGCTGGAAAACAAAGAGTGGAAGGTTTACCTGGAAGACATGCACCAAGGAAACTACCAAATCGGCCGCATGGGCTGGCTGGGTGACTTCAACGATCCGATCAACTTCCTGGAGCTGTACAAGGAGAAAAACGGCGGAAACAACGATACCTTCTGGGAAAATGCTCAGTACAAAGAGCTGCTGAACAAATCCGCTACCATCCAAGATCATAACGAGCGCCTCAAGGTTCTCGGCGATGCTGAGAAAATCCTGATGGATGAAATGCCAATCGCGCCTATTTACTTCTACACGCAATCTTGGGTACAAAAAGACAGCGTCAAAGACGTGGTGATCACCGGTCTGGGCGATGTCGATTACAAATGGGCAACCGTTGAATAA
- a CDS encoding NPCBM/NEW2 domain-containing protein, whose amino-acid sequence MKKSKLGFVSGFLLGSIFFSGLTYAATQSIQVDFKPIKFMVNGQLRETNDAFLYKGVPYAPVTYVGTAAGKNVTWDANASTVTIGAPTAAVGSETRLSSLKYKMPYGYIATKSNVDNWDNGSFSAGGTIYDHGIGYTGIDVIANDRYPSTTRQVISVELNGKYKELSGVVAVDDHSPNKTDLIIWRIKGDGKVLHESPRMKASQSQLIHVNVTGVKVLELEMRKVAGNDKKDIYAFIGNALLR is encoded by the coding sequence ATGAAAAAATCGAAGCTGGGGTTTGTGTCGGGGTTCCTTCTGGGGTCCATCTTTTTCTCCGGCCTGACCTACGCCGCCACTCAGTCGATTCAGGTGGACTTCAAGCCCATCAAATTCATGGTAAACGGCCAGTTGCGGGAGACCAATGACGCATTTTTGTACAAAGGGGTGCCTTATGCACCGGTTACTTATGTCGGCACGGCAGCCGGGAAAAATGTGACCTGGGATGCCAACGCCAGCACGGTAACCATCGGTGCGCCGACTGCTGCGGTAGGCAGCGAAACAAGACTTTCCTCGCTCAAATATAAAATGCCGTACGGATATATCGCCACGAAGTCGAATGTGGACAACTGGGATAACGGCAGCTTTTCCGCAGGGGGGACGATCTACGATCACGGGATCGGCTACACCGGCATTGATGTCATCGCCAATGACCGCTACCCCTCCACGACGAGACAGGTTATCAGCGTCGAGCTGAACGGAAAATACAAAGAACTCTCCGGTGTCGTGGCCGTCGACGACCATTCTCCCAATAAGACCGACTTGATTATCTGGAGGATCAAGGGAGACGGCAAAGTTCTCCACGAAAGCCCGCGCATGAAGGCGAGCCAGAGCCAGCTGATCCACGTCAATGTGACAGGCGTCAAGGTATTGGAGCTGGAGATGCGCAAAGTAGCAGGCAATGACAAAAAAGATATCTACGCCTTTATCGGAAACGCTCTGCTTCGCTAG
- a CDS encoding methionine ABC transporter ATP-binding protein: protein MIRLEGIKKDYLVNGKTIPALRGIDLTIEKGEIFGVIGHSGAGKSTLIRCINLLEKPTAGSVIVDGVDLTKLDEAKLQEQRRHIGMIFQHFNLLSSATVGENVAFPLKLAKRPKAEIDRKVQEMLELVGLSEHRDKYPAQLSGGQKQRVGIARALASDPKVLLCDEATSALDPQTTNSILALLLDINRKLGLTIVLITHEMHVIRSICDRVGVIDGGRIVESGKVLDVFLKPQHPTTQEFVEQVADSSELREAVAHEKKSGERMILRVTFLGEQTYQPILFQTMQETRTVFSILQGTISRMKDTPYGQLVVELGGDDAQNHKAVETLRQRGLEVEVI from the coding sequence ATGATTCGGTTGGAAGGCATAAAAAAAGACTATCTGGTAAATGGAAAAACAATACCAGCTTTGCGCGGAATTGACCTCACCATCGAAAAGGGAGAGATTTTCGGGGTCATCGGTCATTCCGGAGCCGGCAAAAGTACATTGATTCGCTGCATCAATCTGCTGGAGAAGCCGACGGCGGGCAGCGTGATCGTCGATGGCGTCGATTTGACCAAGCTGGACGAAGCCAAGCTTCAAGAACAGCGCAGACATATCGGCATGATCTTTCAGCATTTTAATCTCCTCTCCTCCGCTACAGTGGGCGAGAACGTCGCGTTTCCTTTGAAGCTGGCCAAACGGCCCAAAGCGGAGATTGATCGCAAGGTACAGGAAATGCTGGAGCTGGTAGGTCTCAGCGAACATCGGGACAAGTACCCGGCTCAGTTGTCAGGCGGGCAAAAGCAACGGGTCGGCATCGCGCGTGCACTGGCCAGCGACCCCAAAGTGCTGCTCTGCGACGAGGCGACGTCCGCTCTGGACCCGCAGACGACCAATTCCATCCTGGCCCTCTTGCTCGATATTAACCGCAAGCTGGGACTTACCATCGTGCTGATCACCCACGAGATGCACGTGATCCGCTCCATCTGTGACCGCGTAGGCGTGATCGACGGCGGCCGGATCGTGGAGTCGGGCAAGGTGCTCGATGTGTTCCTGAAGCCGCAGCATCCGACGACACAGGAGTTCGTGGAACAGGTAGCAGACTCCAGCGAGCTGCGCGAGGCCGTCGCTCACGAGAAGAAGTCGGGAGAGAGAATGATCTTGCGTGTCACTTTCCTCGGCGAACAGACGTACCAGCCGATTTTGTTTCAGACGATGCAGGAGACAAGGACTGTCTTCAGTATTTTGCAAGGGACCATTTCGCGCATGAAAGACACCCCATACGGTCAGCTGGTGGTCGAATTGGGCGGAGACGATGCGCAGAACCACAAGGCAGTTGAGACCCTGCGGCAGCGCGGGCTGGAAGTAGAGGTGATCTAG